The following proteins are encoded in a genomic region of Devosia lucknowensis:
- the bfr gene encoding bacterioferritin — protein MKGEAQVIERLNEALFLELGAVNQYWVHYRLLDDWGYKRLAAKERAESIEEMHHADRLIERIIFLEGHPNLQRVAPLRIGQTIKEVLEADLAGEYDARAAYKASRELCEELGDYVSKNLFEELLTEEEGHIDFLETQLELLEKIGAEKYGQLNSAPADEAE, from the coding sequence GTGAAAGGCGAAGCACAAGTCATCGAGCGGCTTAACGAGGCCCTTTTCCTCGAGCTCGGCGCAGTCAACCAGTATTGGGTGCATTATCGCCTGCTGGACGATTGGGGCTACAAGCGCCTGGCCGCCAAGGAACGCGCCGAATCGATCGAAGAAATGCACCATGCCGACCGGCTGATCGAACGCATTATCTTCCTCGAAGGCCACCCCAATCTGCAGCGCGTTGCCCCCCTGCGCATCGGCCAGACCATCAAGGAAGTGCTCGAAGCCGACCTTGCCGGTGAATATGATGCGCGCGCCGCCTACAAGGCCAGCCGCGAACTCTGCGAAGAGCTCGGCGATTACGTGTCCAAGAACCTCTTCGAGGAATTGTTGACCGAGGAGGAAGGCCACATCGATTTCCTCGAAACCCAGCTCGAACTGCTCGAAAAGATCGGTGCCGAAAAATACGGCCAGCTCAATTCCGCGCCTGCGGACGAAGCCGAATAA
- a CDS encoding (2Fe-2S)-binding protein codes for MLVCQCNMITSKEIEDIVLDLLRADPWQLVVPAKVYAELNRRAKCSGCVPNVVDIIVRVTENYHAQQAHQPAELVELQTGLEKLKKQRNGVRRERRSTSHRAA; via the coding sequence ATGCTCGTCTGCCAGTGCAACATGATCACGTCCAAGGAGATCGAGGATATCGTGCTCGATCTTTTGCGGGCCGATCCATGGCAGCTCGTGGTTCCCGCCAAAGTCTACGCCGAACTCAATCGCCGTGCGAAATGCTCGGGTTGCGTGCCGAATGTGGTGGACATTATCGTCCGCGTCACCGAAAATTATCACGCACAGCAAGCCCATCAGCCCGCAGAGCTCGTCGAGCTCCAGACCGGGCTGGAAAAGCTCAAGAAGCAACGGAACGGAGTACGTCGTGAAAGGCGAAGCACAAGTCATCGAGCGGCTTAA
- a CDS encoding VOC family protein has protein sequence MQFHTGRLIDHIHLRARNITNTRYFYEQALAVLGIPITARGDGWFQIDELFVDAADAKTVASHVHLAFQARDREMVDAFYKAAMAAGGTDNGAPGERHYHPGYYACFVLDPDGNNIEAVFHGPSKRSAPSVVIDPGA, from the coding sequence ATGCAGTTCCACACCGGCCGGCTGATCGACCATATCCACCTGCGCGCCAGAAACATTACCAATACCCGTTACTTTTACGAACAGGCTCTGGCAGTGCTGGGCATACCGATTACCGCAAGGGGTGACGGGTGGTTTCAGATCGACGAACTCTTCGTGGACGCGGCAGATGCCAAGACCGTCGCCAGCCACGTTCACCTTGCCTTTCAGGCGCGAGACCGCGAAATGGTGGATGCGTTCTACAAGGCCGCCATGGCCGCAGGGGGCACCGACAATGGCGCGCCGGGCGAACGCCACTACCATCCCGGCTACTATGCCTGCTTCGTTCTCGACCCCGACGGCAACAATATTGAAGCCGTCTTCCACGGACCCAGCAAGCGTTCCGCACCCTCGGTCGTCATCGACCCGGGCGCCTGA
- a CDS encoding alpha/beta hydrolase: protein MPVLRRLIAALFLVVPMLAGPASALSVMDPFNLPAAMDGGTSKVGNGVAYADGARNKLDVYAPEQRGTSSPVVFFIYGGGWSRGERGEYEFVGRALASRGFVTVIADYRLYPEVRYPDFLDDGARALRWVQDNIASYGGDPNRLFLAGHSAGAYNAVMQALDPSFRQEYGVTMPILAVAALSGPYDFYPFEYNEVRDVFGQAPNPQGTQPINLITADAPPMYLATGTTDPIVRVQNTERFADRLRAQGVWVTTQYYDGFGHMEPVLAMGAMWRWRMPVLEDMVSFFQRFGAFPSGAYVAVAPEEPQMLPDSVAPTEEIIAKLNAMFQPIEE from the coding sequence ATGCCTGTTCTTCGACGCCTTATCGCCGCGCTCTTTCTCGTCGTCCCAATGCTGGCCGGTCCGGCTTCGGCCCTTTCGGTCATGGACCCGTTCAATCTGCCGGCGGCGATGGATGGCGGTACCTCCAAGGTCGGCAACGGCGTTGCCTATGCGGACGGCGCGCGGAACAAGCTCGACGTTTACGCGCCAGAGCAGCGGGGCACCTCCTCACCAGTCGTGTTTTTTATCTATGGCGGCGGATGGAGCCGGGGCGAGCGCGGCGAGTACGAATTCGTGGGCAGGGCCCTGGCCTCGCGCGGTTTCGTTACCGTCATCGCTGATTACCGACTCTATCCCGAGGTGCGCTACCCAGACTTTCTCGACGACGGCGCCCGTGCCCTCCGCTGGGTCCAGGACAATATCGCCAGTTATGGTGGCGATCCGAACCGGCTGTTCCTCGCGGGCCATTCTGCGGGCGCCTACAATGCCGTGATGCAGGCGCTTGATCCCTCGTTCCGCCAGGAATACGGCGTGACAATGCCGATCCTTGCAGTGGCCGCCCTGTCCGGGCCTTACGACTTCTATCCGTTCGAATACAATGAAGTGCGTGATGTCTTCGGCCAGGCACCGAATCCGCAAGGCACGCAGCCGATCAACCTGATCACGGCCGATGCGCCGCCGATGTATCTGGCCACCGGCACCACCGATCCCATCGTCCGCGTGCAGAACACCGAGCGCTTCGCCGACCGTCTCCGTGCACAGGGCGTCTGGGTGACCACCCAGTACTACGACGGTTTCGGCCATATGGAGCCGGTGCTGGCCATGGGCGCCATGTGGCGTTGGCGCATGCCGGTGCTCGAAGACATGGTCAGCTTCTTCCAGCGTTTCGGGGCCTTCCCCAGCGGCGCCTATGTCGCGGTGGCGCCCGAAGAGCCTCAGATGCTGCCTGATTCCGTGGCGCCGACCGAGGAGATCATCGCCAAGCTCAACGCGATGTTCCAGCCGATCGAAGAATAG